The following proteins are co-located in the Paludibaculum fermentans genome:
- the glmM gene encoding phosphoglucosamine mutase, translating into MSRVHQLKISVSGIRGVIGDFLTPNLACAFAQAFGTYVGPGPVVVGRDTRSSGEMLEHAVTCGLLAAGCEVVKVGIAPTPTIQVYVSEIRARGGIAITASHNPPEYNALKLFNREGLFFNHYERTELLDLYHQSEFRQATNNEIRRVVTDYDSPPQRHFKRVLAHVDAERIRKRNFRVALDGVNGAGSVMSTHFLSEVLGCELHAISVDPTQPFPREAEPKPEVLDDLRSLIRETKAEAAFAQDPDGDRLAVGDETGHILDNDDVLALAVDCALHRRKGPVVVNLTTSSVIDDVAARHGCPVFRAPVGEANVVERMRLAGAVIGGEGSNGGIIFPAVQYCRDSYMGMAFLLDRMAETGQTMSELAAGLPRYYRRMGKMAYEHGRLGSMMQALESLFPGARIDRNDGLKLMFADGWIHVRSSNTEPILRLAAEARTEDRLEELYSRALSVS; encoded by the coding sequence ATGAGCCGCGTGCATCAACTGAAGATCAGCGTTTCCGGCATCCGGGGCGTGATCGGCGACTTTCTGACCCCCAACCTCGCGTGCGCCTTCGCACAGGCCTTTGGCACCTATGTGGGACCGGGACCTGTTGTAGTGGGGCGAGACACACGCTCAAGCGGCGAAATGCTGGAGCACGCCGTTACCTGCGGCCTGCTCGCCGCCGGCTGCGAGGTGGTGAAGGTGGGCATCGCGCCAACTCCCACCATCCAGGTGTACGTCTCGGAGATCCGCGCCCGCGGCGGCATCGCCATCACGGCGTCCCATAACCCGCCCGAATACAATGCGTTGAAGCTCTTCAACCGCGAAGGCCTGTTCTTCAACCACTATGAACGCACGGAACTGCTCGACCTGTATCACCAGAGCGAGTTCCGCCAGGCCACCAACAACGAGATCCGCCGAGTGGTCACAGACTACGACTCGCCGCCGCAGCGGCACTTCAAGCGGGTTCTGGCGCACGTCGATGCAGAGCGCATTCGGAAGCGGAACTTCCGAGTCGCGCTCGACGGCGTCAATGGCGCGGGTTCTGTGATGAGCACCCATTTCCTCTCGGAAGTCCTGGGCTGCGAACTCCACGCCATCTCCGTGGATCCGACGCAGCCGTTCCCTCGGGAAGCTGAACCCAAGCCCGAAGTTCTCGACGACCTTCGCTCGCTCATCCGGGAAACAAAAGCCGAAGCGGCTTTCGCCCAGGATCCCGATGGCGACCGCCTGGCCGTGGGCGATGAGACGGGTCACATCCTCGACAACGACGACGTCCTCGCCCTCGCAGTGGATTGTGCTTTGCACCGCAGAAAAGGCCCTGTGGTCGTCAACCTCACGACATCCTCTGTGATTGACGACGTCGCGGCCCGGCACGGCTGCCCTGTCTTCAGGGCTCCTGTCGGCGAGGCGAACGTAGTGGAACGCATGCGACTCGCCGGCGCGGTAATCGGCGGCGAAGGCTCCAATGGCGGCATCATCTTCCCGGCTGTGCAGTACTGCCGCGACAGCTACATGGGCATGGCTTTCCTGCTCGATCGCATGGCTGAAACGGGCCAGACGATGAGCGAACTCGCCGCGGGCCTGCCGCGCTACTACCGCCGCATGGGCAAAATGGCCTACGAACATGGCCGCCTCGGCTCCATGATGCAGGCGCTGGAAAGCCTCTTCCCCGGTGCACGCATTGATCGCAACGACGGCCTGAAGCTGATGTTTGCGGACGGCTGGATTCACGTGCGTTCGTCGAACACGGAGCCCATTCTGCGCCTCGCAGCGGAAGCCCGGACGGAGGATCGGCTGGAAGAACTATACTCGCGGGCGCTCAGCGTATCGTAA
- the ygfZ gene encoding CAF17-like 4Fe-4S cluster assembly/insertion protein YgfZ, whose amino-acid sequence MPTPGYQALREGAAILDLSARGRIRASGEDRKRLLHAMTTNHVQELEPGRTIYAFFLNAQGRIQADVWIHAEEDYLLLDVEPEVREKVFAHLDKFIIADDVTLEDLTATTAEIAVEGPNAAALPKHGIILNAAVTGQAGFRMVVPLEEKDTVLQALQAAGGVPASAEDILSVRLENGVPRYGDDISDSSLVQETQQLQAVHFNKGCYLGQEIVERVRSRGQVNRLLTKLKIEGTEIPAPGEKVMAGDQEAGTVTSAAYSPAGACVRGLAYLRAKFIVPGSGLTVGGAAAEVVQQG is encoded by the coding sequence ATGCCGACTCCCGGATATCAGGCGCTGCGAGAGGGCGCCGCGATTCTTGACCTCTCGGCCCGCGGCCGCATCCGCGCCAGCGGGGAAGACCGCAAACGGCTGCTGCACGCCATGACCACCAATCATGTGCAGGAACTGGAACCCGGCCGGACGATTTACGCCTTCTTTCTGAACGCCCAGGGCAGGATCCAGGCGGATGTCTGGATTCACGCCGAGGAGGACTATCTACTGCTCGACGTGGAGCCGGAGGTTCGCGAGAAGGTCTTCGCCCACCTGGACAAGTTCATCATTGCCGACGACGTGACGCTCGAAGACCTCACCGCCACCACCGCCGAAATCGCGGTGGAAGGACCTAACGCAGCCGCATTGCCCAAGCATGGCATCATCCTCAACGCGGCGGTCACAGGCCAGGCGGGGTTTCGGATGGTTGTCCCTCTGGAAGAGAAAGACACCGTCCTGCAGGCGCTACAGGCGGCTGGCGGTGTTCCCGCCTCGGCGGAAGACATCCTGTCGGTGCGCCTGGAGAATGGCGTGCCGCGCTATGGCGACGACATCTCGGACTCCAGCCTGGTTCAGGAGACACAGCAACTGCAGGCTGTGCATTTCAACAAGGGTTGTTATCTCGGGCAGGAGATCGTTGAGCGCGTGCGTTCGCGGGGCCAGGTGAACCGGCTGCTGACGAAACTGAAAATTGAAGGCACGGAAATCCCGGCGCCCGGTGAGAAGGTCATGGCCGGCGACCAGGAGGCCGGAACCGTCACCTCTGCCGCGTACTCTCCAGCAGGGGCGTGCGTGAGAGGCTTGGCTTATCTGCGGGCGAAATTTATCGTCCCCGGGTCGGGCCTAACGGTTGGCGGCGCGGCGGCAGAGGTCGTCCAGCAGGGCTAG
- a CDS encoding carbohydrate-binding family 9-like protein encodes MKLSLLATILMFSAVAQTPQVSLSKRLKSDTALNVDPNSALWKSAPAVFGENNAKGQPTPGHRSEFRSRWTDKNLYFLFICPYQELYLIQPPVTDKETNKLWEHDAAEIFIGADFEKIWQYREYQVSPQGEWVDLDIDRKEPKPEGGWRWDSGFTVAAHIDKEKKIWYGAMKIPISSITDKTVKPGFDFRVNYYRFQGPPPNRANIAWQPTGPTGNHHIPEAFGLLRLEK; translated from the coding sequence ATGAAACTCTCGTTGCTCGCTACTATTCTGATGTTCTCCGCCGTGGCACAGACTCCGCAAGTATCACTCAGCAAGCGGTTGAAATCCGACACCGCCCTCAATGTCGATCCCAATTCGGCTCTTTGGAAATCCGCTCCCGCCGTTTTCGGCGAGAACAACGCCAAGGGCCAACCGACGCCCGGCCATCGCAGCGAGTTCCGCTCGCGCTGGACGGACAAAAACCTCTACTTCCTGTTCATCTGCCCCTATCAGGAGCTTTACCTGATCCAGCCGCCCGTGACCGACAAGGAGACGAACAAGTTGTGGGAGCACGACGCCGCTGAGATCTTCATCGGCGCGGACTTCGAGAAGATCTGGCAGTACCGCGAGTATCAGGTGTCTCCGCAAGGCGAATGGGTTGATCTCGACATCGACCGCAAAGAGCCTAAGCCGGAAGGCGGCTGGCGCTGGGACTCCGGCTTCACCGTGGCAGCCCATATCGACAAGGAAAAGAAGATCTGGTATGGCGCCATGAAGATCCCGATCTCCTCCATCACCGACAAGACCGTAAAACCCGGCTTCGACTTCCGCGTCAACTACTACCGCTTCCAGGGGCCGCCGCCCAACCGCGCCAACATCGCCTGGCAGCCCACCGGCCCGACGGGCAATCACCACATCCCGGAAGCCTTTGGCCTGCTGCGCCTGGAGAAGTAG
- the cutA gene encoding divalent-cation tolerance protein CutA — protein MTNKIVVQTTCGSEADARRIARHLVELRLAACVAITPGLISTYHWKGAIEEDQECGLVIKTRRDLFASLATELRKVHPYEVPELIATPIVDGFAAYLEWMDSELQPPIELP, from the coding sequence ATGACCAATAAAATCGTGGTACAGACGACTTGTGGATCCGAGGCCGACGCGCGCCGCATCGCGCGGCACCTTGTGGAACTGCGTCTGGCCGCCTGCGTAGCCATCACTCCGGGCCTGATCAGCACCTACCACTGGAAGGGCGCCATCGAAGAGGATCAGGAATGCGGCCTCGTCATCAAAACGCGCCGCGACCTCTTCGCCTCGCTTGCTACGGAGCTTCGCAAGGTGCACCCGTATGAGGTGCCGGAACTCATCGCCACGCCCATAGTAGATGGTTTCGCGGCCTACCTCGAATGGATGGACTCCGAGCTTCAACCACCTATCGAATTACCATAA
- a CDS encoding phosphohexomutase domain-containing protein, whose product MAQERSLRISQVGLRGIVGNGLTAAHVLDFASAFSTFLEPGGKIVVGRDPRTSSIMMREGVIAGLLAGGHDVIDLGIVSTPIIQHSIRRLDACGGISIGASHNAAEWNALKFFGPRGTYLSTSEAGELLDIYHLKKFKMAEWREIGKLHSDPDATERYLDELAQVFDIPKLARYSVLVDCTNGTSAPILSRMNERFGTRFILINEPLEGRDFAHEPSTTRKMVALQLAPLMQHVGADAGFLFDIDSDRVAFATERGQAISEEMVLVLLADDFLERGPGKLVITNVSTTALLEEIAARHGGQIVRVPVGRQSAIDALASYRPEQVAVAGEGTGAVMMPQFRFVYDGIASMLAILSMMDRREQSLAAILDGYTTYSILKGKIPLETHRIPEMLLEIEERFPDGVRNTVDGLRIDWPGRWVHVRVSQTEPLVRVICEQRGGPPRALFDQVMDLVRSYGV is encoded by the coding sequence ATGGCCCAGGAACGCAGTCTGCGCATTTCGCAGGTGGGCCTGCGCGGCATCGTCGGCAACGGACTCACCGCCGCCCATGTCCTCGATTTCGCATCCGCCTTCAGCACCTTCCTGGAGCCGGGCGGCAAGATCGTCGTCGGCCGAGACCCACGCACCTCCAGCATCATGATGCGCGAGGGCGTCATCGCCGGGCTGCTCGCCGGCGGTCACGACGTGATCGACCTCGGTATCGTCTCCACGCCCATCATCCAGCACTCCATCCGCCGCCTGGACGCCTGCGGCGGCATCAGCATCGGCGCCAGCCACAACGCGGCGGAATGGAATGCACTGAAGTTCTTCGGGCCGAGAGGCACGTACCTTTCCACCAGCGAAGCCGGGGAACTGCTCGACATCTACCACCTGAAGAAGTTCAAGATGGCGGAGTGGCGCGAGATCGGCAAGCTGCACTCCGACCCCGATGCCACGGAACGGTACCTGGACGAACTGGCGCAGGTCTTCGACATCCCCAAGCTGGCCCGCTATAGCGTCCTGGTCGACTGCACGAACGGCACCTCGGCCCCGATCCTGAGCCGCATGAACGAGCGCTTCGGCACGCGTTTCATCCTGATCAACGAGCCGCTGGAAGGGCGCGACTTCGCCCACGAACCCTCCACGACCCGCAAGATGGTCGCCCTGCAACTGGCACCCCTGATGCAGCATGTCGGCGCGGACGCCGGCTTCCTCTTCGATATCGACAGCGATCGCGTCGCCTTTGCGACCGAGCGGGGCCAGGCCATCAGCGAAGAGATGGTATTGGTCCTGCTGGCCGACGACTTCCTGGAACGCGGCCCCGGCAAGCTCGTCATCACCAACGTCTCGACGACCGCCCTGTTGGAAGAGATCGCCGCCCGCCATGGCGGCCAGATTGTCCGCGTACCCGTCGGCCGGCAGTCCGCCATCGACGCCCTGGCCAGCTACCGGCCGGAACAGGTGGCCGTGGCCGGAGAGGGCACGGGCGCCGTCATGATGCCGCAATTCCGCTTTGTCTACGACGGCATCGCTTCCATGCTGGCCATCCTCTCGATGATGGACCGCCGCGAACAGTCACTCGCCGCCATCCTGGACGGCTACACCACTTACTCGATCCTCAAGGGCAAGATCCCGCTGGAAACCCACCGCATCCCCGAGATGCTGCTGGAGATCGAGGAGCGATTTCCTGATGGCGTGCGCAATACCGTCGACGGCCTGCGCATCGACTGGCCCGGACGCTGGGTGCATGTGCGCGTCTCGCAGACGGAGCCGCTGGTCCGCGTCATCTGCGAGCAGCGCGGCGGCCCGCCGCGGGCCTTGTTTGACCAGGTGATGGATCTTGTGAGGAGCTACGGCGTATGA
- a CDS encoding PHP domain-containing protein, translating into MIDLHTHTAASDGTDTPAQIIDHAVALGLEALAITDHDTFRGSDEAVPLAAAKGLRFVRGLELSTRQPDEANPASRSVHVLGYFFGEPSPEFRAWLETLRAARKERNCAMAAKLTALGMPVTVEEAEAHGRNITGRPHFARVLRDKGFISSIEEAFQCYLGETGVAYVERQDPSSEEGIQRIVEGGGLASLAHPFRLNKTDPMEEEALIRRFADAGLGAIEVWHSDHDQSTRDRYIHLARKYGLGMSGGSDYHGDNKPHVLLGRGRNGVNRVPLALLDDLCRRAANR; encoded by the coding sequence GTGATCGACCTGCACACCCACACCGCCGCCAGTGACGGCACCGACACGCCAGCCCAGATCATTGACCACGCCGTGGCGCTGGGCCTGGAAGCGCTGGCGATCACTGACCACGACACGTTCCGCGGCTCCGATGAGGCGGTGCCCCTGGCCGCCGCCAAGGGCCTGCGCTTCGTGCGCGGACTTGAACTGAGCACGCGCCAGCCCGACGAGGCGAATCCGGCCAGCCGCAGCGTTCACGTTCTCGGCTACTTCTTTGGAGAACCCTCGCCGGAGTTCCGGGCCTGGCTGGAGACCCTCCGCGCAGCCCGCAAGGAACGCAACTGCGCCATGGCCGCGAAGCTCACGGCCCTCGGCATGCCCGTCACTGTGGAAGAAGCGGAAGCGCACGGGCGCAACATCACCGGGCGCCCGCACTTTGCCCGTGTACTGCGGGACAAGGGCTTCATCTCCTCGATTGAGGAGGCGTTCCAGTGCTATCTCGGAGAGACCGGCGTCGCCTATGTGGAACGGCAGGACCCCAGTTCAGAAGAGGGCATCCAGCGGATCGTGGAAGGCGGCGGCCTGGCCAGTCTGGCGCACCCCTTCCGCCTGAACAAGACCGACCCGATGGAAGAAGAGGCCCTGATCCGCCGTTTCGCCGATGCGGGCCTGGGCGCCATCGAAGTCTGGCATTCTGACCACGATCAGAGCACCCGGGACCGGTACATCCACCTGGCTCGCAAGTACGGCCTGGGGATGTCCGGCGGTTCGGACTATCACGGCGACAACAAGCCGCACGTCCTGTTGGGCCGCGGCCGGAACGGCGTCAATCGCGTCCCGCTAGCCCTGCTGGACGACCTCTGCCGCCGCGCCGCCAACCGTTAG
- a CDS encoding MFS transporter, which translates to MLNQQAPTRARHWVVVFAVTLAVLSYIDRVAISKATPYIMSDLGLTKTQMGRVFSAFALSYALAEIPSGWMGDKLGPRNVLMRIVIWWSVFTASVTMMWNGLSLAINQFLFGAGEAGCFPNLTKTFTTWLPSNERVRAQGIMWMSARWGGAFTPILCALIFTILPWRAAFLIFACLGVIWAVFFFRWFRDDPKDHPSVNAAELALLSENRGLAGSHGDVPWRKLLSNRSVWLLWIQYFLITYPWYFYITWLSTYIREYYGVKDEMLSARYAICPLLLGGIGCILSGLMLPRIAKLLGSTTKARRVLASSGFLGASAFLLICIQQKDPLYGMLAMGMASFCNDLVMPCAWGSCMDIGGKYAGTLSGSMNMMGNMAGFVAPQVGGIILDATRTTATPQGDYNMFIYTMAAAYFLGAFCWPFIDPTKPLEQSEAH; encoded by the coding sequence ATGCTGAACCAGCAGGCCCCTACTCGCGCCCGCCACTGGGTTGTGGTTTTCGCGGTCACCTTGGCCGTCCTGTCGTACATCGATCGTGTGGCGATCTCCAAAGCGACGCCATACATCATGAGCGACCTGGGGCTGACGAAAACTCAGATGGGGCGCGTCTTCTCGGCGTTTGCCCTCAGCTATGCGCTGGCCGAGATCCCCAGCGGCTGGATGGGCGACAAACTGGGGCCGCGCAATGTGCTGATGCGCATCGTCATCTGGTGGTCGGTCTTCACCGCTTCGGTCACCATGATGTGGAATGGTCTCTCCCTGGCCATCAACCAGTTCCTCTTCGGCGCCGGCGAGGCAGGCTGCTTCCCCAACCTCACCAAGACTTTCACCACCTGGCTGCCTTCCAACGAGCGCGTACGCGCCCAGGGCATCATGTGGATGTCGGCCCGCTGGGGCGGAGCGTTCACACCCATCCTCTGCGCTCTCATCTTCACCATCCTGCCGTGGCGCGCCGCGTTCCTGATCTTCGCCTGCCTCGGTGTCATCTGGGCCGTGTTCTTCTTCCGCTGGTTCCGTGATGACCCCAAGGATCACCCGTCGGTCAACGCCGCCGAACTCGCCCTGCTGTCCGAGAATCGTGGACTCGCCGGCAGCCACGGCGACGTGCCCTGGCGCAAGCTCCTCTCCAACCGCTCTGTGTGGCTGCTGTGGATCCAATACTTCCTCATCACGTACCCCTGGTACTTCTACATCACCTGGCTCTCCACCTATATCCGCGAATACTACGGCGTCAAAGACGAGATGCTGAGCGCGCGCTACGCCATCTGCCCTCTGCTGTTGGGGGGCATTGGATGCATCCTGAGCGGTCTGATGCTGCCCCGTATAGCGAAGCTCCTGGGCAGCACCACGAAGGCACGCCGCGTCCTGGCCAGTTCCGGCTTCCTCGGCGCCAGCGCCTTCCTGCTCATCTGCATCCAGCAGAAGGATCCGCTCTACGGCATGCTGGCCATGGGCATGGCGAGTTTCTGTAACGATCTGGTGATGCCCTGCGCCTGGGGTTCGTGCATGGACATTGGCGGCAAATACGCGGGTACACTCTCCGGCTCGATGAACATGATGGGCAACATGGCCGGCTTCGTCGCTCCGCAGGTCGGCGGCATCATCCTCGACGCCACGCGCACCACGGCCACACCGCAGGGCGACTACAACATGTTCATCTACACCATGGCAGCAGCCTACTTCCTGGGCGCGTTCTGCTGGCCGTTCATCGACCCCACCAAGCCCCTGGAACAATCCGAAGCCCACTGA
- a CDS encoding MBL fold metallo-hydrolase codes for MIHEILPVGQLQCNCSIFGDETTREAIVVDPGDGEDLDTIQDVLARNGLTVKAIFITHAHIDHIGGAAKLKALTGAPVYMNDHDLDLYDHLDMQAQWLNMPPPERTGIDVDAGDGDALKLGTTDFHVLHTPGHTQGSLCLFIPAEQKLVAGDTLFRDSIGRTDLPGGDGHQILSSIHTKLLTLPEETRVICGHGASTTIGREKARNPWLR; via the coding sequence ATGATCCACGAGATTCTTCCCGTCGGCCAACTCCAGTGCAACTGCTCCATTTTCGGCGATGAGACCACCCGTGAGGCTATTGTCGTCGATCCGGGGGACGGCGAGGATCTGGACACAATCCAGGATGTGCTCGCCCGTAACGGTCTCACCGTCAAAGCCATCTTCATCACCCACGCCCACATCGATCACATCGGCGGCGCCGCCAAGCTCAAGGCTCTTACCGGCGCGCCAGTCTATATGAACGATCACGACCTGGATCTCTATGACCACCTGGACATGCAGGCCCAGTGGCTCAACATGCCTCCGCCGGAACGCACCGGCATCGATGTCGACGCCGGCGACGGCGACGCTCTCAAGTTGGGGACAACCGACTTCCACGTCCTGCATACTCCGGGCCACACCCAGGGCAGCCTCTGCCTGTTCATCCCGGCCGAACAGAAACTGGTCGCCGGTGACACCCTGTTCCGCGACTCGATCGGCCGCACCGACCTGCCGGGCGGCGACGGACACCAGATTCTCAGCTCCATCCACACCAAGTTGCTCACCCTACCCGAGGAGACACGAGTAATCTGCGGCCATGGCGCCTCCACCACCATCGGGCGTGAAAAGGCCCGAAACCCCTGGCTCCGATGA
- a CDS encoding FtsB family cell division protein yields the protein MNTLLRQLGFVAAAAVTCFYVFLVLRGPNGIPAMLEKRQQIERMKQENEAMRQEIEKKKVIIDQLENSSEARERAVREHTRKAKQHETTIFLQDDADKLPPQD from the coding sequence ATGAACACCCTCCTGCGCCAACTCGGATTTGTTGCCGCCGCCGCCGTCACCTGCTTCTATGTATTCCTGGTGCTGCGGGGGCCGAATGGCATTCCGGCCATGTTGGAAAAACGCCAGCAGATCGAGCGTATGAAGCAGGAGAATGAGGCCATGCGGCAGGAGATCGAGAAGAAGAAAGTCATCATCGATCAACTGGAGAACAGCTCGGAAGCGCGTGAAAGGGCCGTGCGCGAACATACGCGCAAGGCGAAACAGCACGAGACGACGATCTTTCTGCAGGACGACGCCGACAAGCTCCCGCCCCAGGACTGA
- a CDS encoding patatin-like phospholipase family protein, producing the protein MENQVDRDNTPVQLHEVLAEEFAALGITIQPGSGTDADGLRDVYGQLHNSGKRLSALCISGGGIRSATFALGAIQGLAEAGLLRQFDYLSTVSGGGYIGSWLTAWIRRAGGIGNVIPKLTGTCDTNDDPCDDSGAHPGTMQPDPIGHLRDYNNYLTPKLGLGSADTWSMISIVLRNLLLNWLVFIPMLMLVVMAPRLLVALLQLSPPWVGTLVTPFGQPHVLALGLAAVLFVYSGYQKLLDLPSIGHVNATQAQFLVKCLGPLTLSGLLTMIGLWWGIGNFSPPPTFWGITRFMLGLTCACLGLYLLRSMVRKELPVSGSWRALHFTLAMLMGGTASGAAIYLLGRELLAAAIRDGNPTHYITFGPPLIMATMLIGDILLVGFGSRTLESEDLEWLARSSGFKLSSSLAWMILCGLTLVAPHYIFALGGYAQSALSSIGGVSGLITALAGNSARTAGKPGDERQRSLSARLMEIAARLTLPLFVVSLIIALSILLDVIIDQLDLTPYAYWQHTHLLIHTPFLPLLGITAAIALFCAVMGRFVDINKFSLHGMYRFRLIRAYLAASNPDLDNERFTGFNDSDDLRMHEFRGQRPLHVVNTALNLASGSRLDWQQRKAASFTISPYHTGSADLGYRDSSRYCGGIRLGTAMTISGAAASPNMGYHTSSMVAFTMMLFNARLGAWLGNPGEPGRKTWPFKGPRFAVAPMMSEALSRTNESGPYVYLSDGGHFENLALYEMIRRRCSPIVVLDSGCDPNYTYEDLGNALRKIRIDLKISIDFADSQLGPLIEKERRFAVAAIRYSCVDAGARDGILIYFKPMVRHTESPDVLSYSAASPTFPHETTNDQWFTEAQTESYRTLGMQTIREAAAGFPGGTLDEFAQYLSGRRGAAA; encoded by the coding sequence ATGGAGAATCAGGTCGATCGGGACAATACCCCAGTTCAGCTCCACGAGGTACTGGCGGAAGAGTTCGCGGCGCTGGGCATAACCATCCAACCGGGCAGCGGTACGGACGCAGACGGGCTGCGCGACGTCTACGGCCAACTGCACAATTCCGGCAAGCGGCTCTCCGCGCTTTGTATCTCCGGCGGGGGCATCCGCAGCGCCACTTTCGCGCTCGGCGCGATCCAGGGACTGGCGGAAGCCGGCCTGTTGCGCCAATTCGACTACCTCTCCACCGTCTCCGGCGGCGGTTATATCGGCAGTTGGTTGACCGCTTGGATCCGCCGCGCTGGCGGAATCGGCAATGTCATACCGAAACTGACGGGTACGTGCGACACCAACGACGATCCCTGCGACGACTCGGGCGCGCATCCCGGCACCATGCAACCGGACCCCATCGGCCATCTTCGCGATTACAACAACTACCTCACTCCCAAATTAGGGCTGGGCTCCGCCGACACCTGGAGCATGATTTCCATCGTTCTGCGGAATCTGCTGCTCAACTGGCTGGTCTTCATCCCGATGCTGATGCTGGTGGTGATGGCGCCGCGCTTGCTTGTGGCCCTGCTTCAGCTCTCTCCGCCCTGGGTCGGCACACTGGTCACCCCTTTCGGTCAGCCTCACGTGCTGGCGCTCGGTCTCGCCGCGGTCCTGTTCGTCTATTCGGGCTACCAGAAGCTCCTGGACCTGCCCAGCATCGGCCACGTGAACGCCACCCAGGCCCAGTTCCTGGTGAAATGCCTTGGCCCGCTTACCCTGAGCGGGCTGCTGACGATGATTGGCTTATGGTGGGGCATCGGCAACTTCTCACCGCCACCCACCTTCTGGGGCATCACGCGGTTCATGTTGGGGCTCACCTGCGCCTGCCTCGGGCTCTACCTGCTGCGCTCCATGGTGCGAAAGGAACTGCCTGTCAGCGGCAGTTGGCGCGCACTCCACTTCACTTTGGCGATGCTGATGGGCGGAACAGCGTCGGGCGCCGCGATCTACTTACTGGGCCGGGAGTTGCTGGCCGCGGCGATTCGCGACGGCAATCCCACACACTACATCACGTTTGGCCCACCGCTCATCATGGCTACCATGCTGATTGGCGACATCCTCCTGGTGGGTTTTGGCAGCCGTACTTTGGAGTCGGAGGACCTGGAATGGCTCGCGCGCTCCAGCGGCTTCAAACTCAGCAGCAGTCTCGCCTGGATGATCCTTTGCGGGCTCACCCTGGTCGCACCGCACTACATCTTCGCCCTGGGCGGCTATGCCCAATCAGCGCTTAGCTCCATTGGCGGCGTCAGCGGCCTGATCACGGCTTTGGCCGGCAACAGCGCGCGCACAGCCGGGAAACCGGGGGACGAGCGGCAGCGCAGTCTCTCGGCTCGCCTGATGGAGATTGCGGCCCGGCTTACCTTGCCCCTGTTTGTGGTCTCTCTGATCATTGCCCTGTCGATCCTGCTGGATGTCATCATCGACCAGTTGGACCTCACGCCCTACGCCTACTGGCAGCACACCCATCTGCTCATCCATACGCCGTTCCTGCCCCTGCTTGGCATCACGGCAGCCATCGCACTCTTCTGCGCGGTGATGGGCCGCTTCGTGGACATCAACAAGTTCTCGCTCCACGGCATGTACCGCTTCCGCCTCATCCGCGCTTACCTCGCCGCGTCGAACCCCGATCTCGACAATGAGCGTTTTACCGGCTTCAACGACTCCGACGATCTGCGCATGCACGAGTTCCGCGGCCAGCGGCCCCTGCATGTTGTCAATACGGCACTGAACCTGGCGTCCGGCAGCCGTTTAGACTGGCAGCAGCGCAAAGCCGCCAGCTTCACCATCTCCCCCTACCATACGGGCAGCGCCGATCTCGGCTATCGCGACTCCAGCCGCTATTGCGGGGGCATTCGCCTGGGTACGGCTATGACGATCTCCGGGGCCGCCGCCAGCCCCAACATGGGCTACCACACCTCGTCGATGGTCGCCTTCACCATGATGCTGTTCAACGCCCGCCTGGGTGCGTGGCTGGGCAACCCGGGCGAACCCGGCAGGAAGACCTGGCCGTTCAAAGGACCGCGCTTCGCAGTGGCGCCCATGATGAGCGAAGCCCTCAGCCGGACGAACGAGAGCGGCCCCTATGTCTATCTTTCCGACGGCGGCCACTTTGAGAACCTGGCTCTGTATGAGATGATCCGGCGGCGCTGTTCACCCATCGTCGTGCTCGACTCCGGCTGCGATCCCAACTACACGTATGAGGATCTAGGCAATGCCCTGCGTAAGATTCGGATCGACCTGAAGATCTCCATCGATTTCGCGGACTCGCAATTAGGTCCGCTCATCGAGAAAGAACGCCGCTTTGCGGTTGCCGCCATTCGGTACTCCTGCGTCGATGCCGGGGCGCGAGATGGAATCCTGATCTACTTCAAGCCGATGGTGCGCCATACCGAATCACCAGACGTGCTGAGCTACTCCGCCGCCAGCCCGACATTTCCGCACGAAACAACGAACGATCAATGGTTCACGGAAGCTCAGACGGAGAGCTACCGAACTCTCGGCATGCAGACCATCCGGGAAGCGGCCGCCGGTTTCCCTGGCGGCACCCTGGACGAGTTCGCCCAGTACCTCAGCGGCCGTCGCGGCGCGGCGGCCTGA